The Chloroflexota bacterium sequence GAGCATCGCCTCATCGAGACCCACGAGCTTGAAAGAGAAGAGTACGCCGTCAACAATCCCGACCGCTGTTTCCACTGCAAGAAGGAACTCTTCACGGAAATGCAAGTTATCGCCCAAGAAGAGGGCTTTGACACGATCATTTACGGCGGCATCATGGACGATCTTGGCGATCATCGCCCGGGCATGGAGGCGGCTAAGCTGCTCAATGCCCGCGCGCCGTTGGTGGAAGCCGAACTCCAGAAACATGAAGTCCGGCAGCTCTCAAAGGAGCTTGGGCTACCGACGTGGGATAAGCCTGCCGGCGCATGTCTGGCCTCGCGCATTCCCTACGGCATGCGCGTCACGCTGGAAAGGCTGCACGAAGTTGACCAAGCAGAGCTCTACTTACACAAGCTCGGCTTTCGTCTGGTGCGCGTGCGCCATCATGGCGACATAGCGCGGATTGAGGCGCCTGCGGAAGACCTGCTGCGGCTCTTTGAGAACGACGTTCATACACAAATCGTCGCGGCGCTCAAGGAGGTCGGCTTCAAGTACGTGGCTCTTGACATGCAGGGCTACCGCTCGGGTTCTCTCAACGAAACGCTCGGTTCCCACACCATTGTGCCACTGCAAACGGTCTGACGAGCCAAGTGCATGCGTGCGCAGGAAAAAAAGGGCGGAGTAGATGGACGTCGAGCGCCGCATTGTCTTCGTTTACAATGCCGACTCTGGGCATCTCGCGCAGCTCAAGGACTACGTACACAAGATAGTCTCGCCTGAAACCTATCCCTGTAGTCTGTGTCAGATTACCTACGGCAACCTTGGTATGAAGCGCGCCTGGCGGCGATTCGTGCAAGAACTACCACATCCAGCGGTCTTTGCCCACCGCGACGAACTGGCGGCGTAACACTCCAGACTGATACCGTTCAAGCTGCCAGCGGTCTTTATGGAGGAGGGCGAAGATATCACGCTTCTGGTGTCTGCCAAAGAACTGAGTCAGACGCCCGACGTAGAAGCGCTGCAATCGCTCGTCCGCGCGCGCCTGCGCGACCGTGCGGCAACCGCGGCGGTTTAGGTGCCAGGCAAAATTAGGCGAGAGGGAAGTCAGTGAGTGGTCGGGGTGCCCGGATTTGAACCGGGGGCCTCTTGAACCCCATTCAAGCGCGCTACCAGGCTGCGCCACACCCCGTTATCGATCAAATACGCATCCCTATCCTAGCAAATATTCATTAGGCAAGGGCGGCATCCTGCTCAAGAATTGCTCGCCACACGACAGGATGACTCTTGGAGAGATTTGCAACTCCCCTATTGTACCAGTGGAGTGTGCCGCGCTCAAAGACTCAATCTACGGGAAATAGTCATCGCAAGCTATCCATAGAATCCCTTTGAAACTCTTTGACACCTTAAGTATGCTAGACATAGATGCCACCAAGCGCAGAACCCGTGACCAAGGGCTTTCTAGCTGCGCAAGGTGGCGTTTTTGTTTTACCACTCCCCCGCTCCCCTGTGATACACTGGTCCTGCCACAGGTCAATTTAGTCTTTCCAGCTTGCCCGCTTGGGCACAACTTAGAGGTGGGAACCTCTGATGTTCCCTTGCGGGCTGGAAAGCTAACCTGTGGCAAGGTTCAACCTCTATTCCGCAAGGGAGCGCCTTATGCCACAGGAAGACAAGCCACTCCATCCGTTAATGCACGTTGTTCTTGCTGTAGTCTTGGTCTTCATGGTGATCCGCGACCTCATCGGCCCCATCATTGGCTTCATCATCTTGCTTGCAATCATCGGAATAATTATGAACGGATGTCAAGGAATTTTTGCGGCAATCACCTAAATTAACTTGACATATATACGTTAATATGCTAGGCTGTTAAACTTAAAGAAAGCGACTAGTCTATTGTGAGTAGACTAGTCGCTGAGAAGAAGTTGGAGCCGTCGCATAGCCAGGTTTATTGCAGCCGATTGATAATCGACCAGGGTGTTAGCAGCACCCTCGTGGGTTCAAATCCCACCGGCTCCGCCTGCTACTTACCGACTAGTCTATCAAAAGCTGTCAAGGTCTGTCAAGGATTTTACTCTAGCGTACCGCCCAAGCACAGTTCTTGATAAGCCGGATTGACCAAAACAAAGTCTAACACCCATCCATTTAGGTAGAGTCCCACGATAAAGTTATCGGGTTGGCGTGATTGCAGCCACTTAGCTTCAAGCCTAAAGGCATCCACCTCTTCTTGTAAGCACTCCAAAGGGCTTCTCTCGTACCCCGCCCTAATGTAGTATTGTTCAGCGTGATAGGTTTCATGAATAATCGTAGCGGCGGTAGCATTATCGTCTCCGCGCATCAACGCATTGAGAACAATCGTGTTGAAATCAGATGTATAGTATCCGCTTGTATCACTAGGAATGTGCGGAGGCAACGCCAAGTACAAAACAACAATCTTATACTGCTCGATTACCCTGGCTGCGTGCCTGCCAGTAGCATCCCCCCTCAAAAGATCAAACACTCGAACCAAGTCAGGGTCTGTTATTGGTGCCACTTCTCCGGGCGGCGGAACTGGCGGTACCGGTGTGGGCTTGGGCGTAGGCGTAGGAACAGGCGTACCCTCCCAAGCAAACGCCTCGCTATTAGGGCGGCTTTGCAACACGCCTTTAGGGTCAATAATCCAAGTACGAGCGCCGTCAGTAAACACTGCACGGTTATCAGCTTGCCGCCAAACAAACAAGCCAAAGATGATGTTGTCATTCTTGTCTCTATTGGCAGT is a genomic window containing:
- the larE gene encoding ATP-dependent sacrificial sulfur transferase LarE produces the protein MATVALDEKYENLAQLIRGMGRTLIAFSGGVDSTFLAKVAYAVLDRDAVAVTALSPTYPATELEEAKVYAAEIGIEHRLIETHELEREEYAVNNPDRCFHCKKELFTEMQVIAQEEGFDTIIYGGIMDDLGDHRPGMEAAKLLNARAPLVEAELQKHEVRQLSKELGLPTWDKPAGACLASRIPYGMRVTLERLHEVDQAELYLHKLGFRLVRVRHHGDIARIEAPAEDLLRLFENDVHTQIVAALKEVGFKYVALDMQGYRSGSLNETLGSHTIVPLQTV